The region GGGGGACTGAAAGTTAATATGAGTAAAACCGAATACCTGGTGATAGGtggagatggacgaaatataaagttaccccaaggaataattaaaatagtgaaggagtttaaatatttggggtcggttttgcatgagactggaaattgtaaagcggatatagattataggataatgcagggtagaggagcaataaagatgttgaatggagtgctatggagcaggacaataacaatgcaaacaaaaaagagaattcttgaggttatagtggaaagtatattgacatatgtggctgaaggttggagtctatcggaaggccaaaaaagtaagatacaggcagttgaaatgggctgcataaggagaggtgctagaatatccaggctggaaaagagaagaaacgaggatgttagaaggataatgaacatggaagaatcgATGATTGCAAGAATTGAGAGTAGACAACTTCAGTGGTATGATCATGTAAGGAGGATGGATGAGGGGAGGTGGCCAAACGTGCTACTTCAGTGGTCTCCAGCTGGTAGAAAGAAACGAGGAAGGCCTAGAAATTCATGGAGGGCTGGaatattgaggatgatgaatgataagggactaaatgagcaggattggaatgacagCCGCAGATGGAAAATGGAGAGGCCCTCAAAAGTAAAGtaagtatttaattttcaattctaagtttatacacatgcATTACCTACATTAtatacacttaatattttagcatAAGAATTCGCTTTGGCGCCGGAGATTGAACACGGGTCCTTGATTCAACACGGGTCCTTGATtcaacgtaccaagcgctctgaccactgagctacgccgaattcaatccacagcaccggatcgaaccttcctccttcgatgtttccctttgtggcctgactccaagttaggcatatattatGTGTTGAcatgtatccaatgtcaactgccattatactaggaacgcactcagctgagtggctTTTGGCTGGTAATCCGCAgttatatgcactgctagctgagagaatattatagatatattaatttgccctacagaatttatctgtaatattgacacttaatttttctcctaaaatattaagtgtcgatattacagataaattctgtaggacaaattaatatatctataacatacattatatacgcctttttatcagaaataatattttagactTAATGTCTTTTGCTTGTAAACAGACGATATGCTGTGATATTTCCTCTACGTAAGAGTAGAAATGACACAATGGCTATCAGTTTATCCGTATGCTTATgacagtaattaagtaagtagtgTCCAATGAGTACGCCTGTAATCAACTTCAATAAATTCAGGCCTGCTAAGCTTCGAAAGCTGTTCTTCTCTCTGTTGCGAACAGGTTGTAAACTTTACTTGTCTGAATCTGGATATGttttttacagtacagtatttcttattttaccccctgtttcatatttaaaattttaagtggttccagaaatagctacaaaatggAGACAGCTATATTTTTAACGATATCAGCGCActctttatatttcaatttcatataATCACTCAATCAACTGTGACCTTACTGAGTTTTACCCAGTTGAAAGAGGATAAATGGGACATAACTCTTCTCTTTAAATTCTACTTATTAAGTTATAACAGTTTACATCCTAATTTGGTCTATCATTTCCTTCACCAATAAGTCTCTTCAGCTGAAGAAGCCACCAGTGTATCTCTAGCATTAAATgcgcttgccttctgatccggagttgtgttcCAGCGTGGATTCGAGTTCCGTTTAGCCTAATTATTACCTGGTTGGTGTTTTCccgaagttttctccaactgtaaagcgaatgtcgggtaattcaCGGCGAATCATAGGccttatctcgtcaaataccatttcgctatcaccaacttcacagacgctaaataacctattagttgatacagcacCATTAAGCATCCAACtaaaataatcaaattgttcagtACAATGAACAGAGAATCGAGACAAGTGACAATCGGACTCGGAGCTCAGATTTCTGTTTAGTCAAACCCAGGAATTCTTTTAACCAACATAGTACCGGACGTGGCTTTTATGCATCCATTCTTTCGATTTCTACATTTGCTTAGATTAATATAGCCTAAGAATCATTTTCGAGTTTTGCAGCAATTCCTGTCCATGGCAAATATAACTACTATGTTtcatatttactatataaattaaattttgatataGTCAATAGAACACAAAGAACAATTGGGAGAATTTTATAATTGTGCTTCAAAGTATTAcacatttcaatgatttccataAGTTAGTTGAAGTACCTGTAAATATAAATTGTCCACAaccataaaattgaaataatatcgcTTTATAACTTCACAGATGGTGGGAAGATTCAGATGCACTTGTTTGAAAACTAACTTCTactaaattagtacaaaaccTAGGCATTTTACATGCTCACTCTATGAAATTTAAAcgtagaaaataattttcaaatgcgTCATAAAATATTGATGTCCTTGGTGTTACCAAATATGTCTGTggcaatatttatatatttgcaatTGGTTTCTGGACTCTACTGTAGAGTGTGCTGATATCAGAGCATATTCCTCCCAGATATACAGATGGAAAGAAGAATTGCTTTAAATTGTGTAATTGTGCTTCAAGTGTTACATATATAAaggtaggttaggttaaatgTATGTTCTTTGAGTTACTTCATAttttgacagtaataataatactgaaatgtaaattatttttactaaatgTGCGACAGGATTTATCCAATGATATCCTCTATTTACAGGTTTAACTATAAACCCAAAATGATTAAAagcacaatttgcaattatatttgtAGGAGTAAATATAACATTCTGTTTTGCAGTAGATAATGCAACActtaatcgattctttacatttcctttgtttttataACGTAACTTCAATTCCATACaggcatttttttaattataaaaaatctaAACATAATCAAATGTCACCAGAGTTCTTGTTCTTTGTGTTACCACAAAATACATAGGAACCAAAATGACTAACACCAACCCTATTAACATTCCAATTAAATGCTTTGATAATTATAAAAAGTGTGTGCCATAAATCAGATCACTTAAACTGAAGTATTTCAAGTACTTCGGGGaatttataattttccatttctgaTCCTCTCTATTGCTGCGAACTCAGAGAATGACCATATAAATCAATTGAGCAGTTCTCTTTTGAAGTGGCAATGGGTTTCATGATCCAGCCGTAGTTAAAGCGCAGATTTCAAACTACATGGAGGTTATGGTCGTCTATTTTAATTCAGCACAAAATGTGATGCCCTGTACTATGGGCTGGGGGAGCATGCTGCTGTTATTGTGGAAGATTGAAATTATTTACGACGATAGAAGTTCCGCACTTAAATATCGGTAAATTgcataataattaagaaaaaaacttATAGTGGAAGGTCCTGGACTCAATCCTTTAGGCAAAATTTGCTCGAAGGTTCACTAAACCTCCTATCAGATTAGCTACCGGTCCTTTCAACGGCGTAAAGGGCGATCGAAACTTGATGCCAACCACACCACCACATTCTAGTGCCGAAGCCAAGAAATCATGCAGTTCTACATCCAGCGCCTTCATGGTATATATTGCGGagttattttattaggttattttacgacgctgtatcaacatctaggttatttagcgtctgaatgaaatgaaggtgataatgccagtgaaatgagtccagggtccaacaccgaaagttacccatttgctcgtattgggttgaggaaaaaccccggaaaaaacctcaaccaggtaaattgccccaaccgggattcgaacccgggccacgcgctgaccgttactccacaggtgtggactatatatagcGGATATCTTTGCCTTTATCTAATGGCGTGTTCTTTATAAAAACTCAGAGAGATGCAGTTGAGCAAAGCTTCTATGTTTCATCGTGGGTACGATATCAGGAGATCAGGCGACAATGGTTGCTTCACGCACTGAATGTCTTCAGTCCAGAGACAGAAATGTAATTCCTGTTTTCATATAACAATAAACGAATTCCTAAAAGATTTGTGGGTAACAATTTCTACCTCCTCTTGGAATTTAAATTGATAATAGATAATACAAtactttatttgttatattttattttctactacAATAAGCGTATTTGAATCAGTGGCTGAAGAGAGTCTTAACACTGTTATCAGTTCGATTCCTGTCTCTTAATTAGTCAATGGATGCCCCTTGTCTTTGTCGATGAAAATCCAGCATCTCATCAAACCAGCCCCTTTGAGACTGCTGTCTATTGTCAGGATAAAGACCGAAATATGGACTTAGTCTATAGCTCCTCAGAGTTTGTAAACAATTACGGCATATGATAATGGTTAAGTAAATATTAAtgaagacttaataataataataataataataataataataataataataataataataataataataataataataataatgtcattgctagaataaagatacaatattgtttgttataattacatacaaaatcactctagcactcccagaaagaatacatactcgtatttagaggacatttcaaaaaattataaaacaagtatttaattaattgacaaaaaaaacaagttaattgagaaaaagaaaaatacagatagTACAGTAATTTAAACTTTGTACTCTgtccctaaacaataatttttaataatgataaaattgtgCCTGTGTCGgttacagttcctgggtagctaagttggtagagctttggttcgatacccgtccccgaaacaatttttcccttgaaatttttcaagtcagcttcacagggagctatacctgaaagccaaatttgcaCAATAATTTTAATCGATTTTTTAAAGTAAGGATCATTATTAACTACTCTgagatacgatgaaagagtaatggaacggagaaaaattctctccggcgccgggatttgaacccgggttttcagctctacgtgctgatgctttatccactaagccacaccggatacccatcccggcgtcggacagaatcgtctcagattaagttccaactcttgggttccctctagtggccgccctctgcactatgtcatagatgtctatgaacataggactgaagtccacacttgTGCTGAGGtatactcgttatgagtgactagttggccgggatccgacagaataaatgccgtcttaaatcacgaagtgatttacgcatatcataatggaacggagaaaaattctctccggcgccgggatttgaacccgggttttcagctctacgtgctgatgctttatccactaagccacacctgatacccatttttctccgttccattactctttcatcgtatgatgacgcagaatatttgcatggaaatatcatatgtacttcggtacattaaataatatagtcTGAGATAATTTTCCCCATTAATTCTTTTTATACTACAAATCTTTAGAAACTGCAAACATCAAACTCCCGTCTTTAGGGATTACTGAATCAGTCTGtaatatgcaaatcaagctttcaggtataactccctcaaaattattcagtcTGTAATAgtttttcattgtattttattctatgtaaCAGATCCTAAATAAACTGAATAAGAACAGCAAAGTAAACTAATGCCTCTCGGAAAAAAAGATCTGTGAATACACTATGCTGGCCTTTCAAGAACTACTTATTTTTGGAATACTGTGTCATACAAGTTCAGGTAACAATAGAATGAACGTATTAAGTCTTTCAAACAGATCAAATTTTCTCCGCACAGAATTAAAGTCTTGCGTTTCAATTGTGAGATTCAGGCTTTCTTTTAATGTCTCTTTGTGGttccttcccaagaaaaaaaaaatacaatgacaaaatatttcagagCTCATTATTTGTTTGCCCTCGAAACCTTGACCGTGGCAATTGTCAAATCTAAACGACCTAAGTGAGTGGTAGCATATTCCGGGCTTTGCctacaaagtatattattttgaatGTAATTTAGCGTACTGTTAAAATCATAATACGAATGTAATTCTATTATACTTGTGCTTTCACAGTCGTAGGCCTTTAATCCAAAAACTCCTGAATTTGGTACTGCCAGAAGAAACAAGAAAAGAGTAATGATTTCTCAATAACTCTACAGAAACTTAGCAGAtaaagaatacaaaaaaatacaattacagcTAGAGCGTCGGTTTTCATCATAGGAGATTCGATAAATTCCTGAGAGCTGAGGAAAATCTGTGACAGGCAGGCTTTCTGAGGTAAATCCACGATTTTGTTACAACTGCACCATTTTTTATGAACTAATgatcataaattatataaataaatgaaggtaTACAGCTCATATGATGTCCCAATGCAGCTGCAACAATTTTTCCACATATGGGAAACAAAtgtacaaatcgtcgttgtttctgcaataactcctatgtgcaaaatataaaatttttcagtaggaagaaaaaagtcagagcccagcattgagtgcacatttACAGCGCGACTTaaatttgtagttttctgttaatgaatagTAAAAAtgcgtattatgcaaatctgacttacaggtatagctccctgtaaagctgactttaataatttcaaggtccggggttcgatacctgggatcttttaagatgcgaaagagagggTGTTGTGTGGAAAGCGACggaaagctaccgcatttacaTTTCCCAAGATAAACtgcaactgatcaggaagaggaaaaagaatttgctgggtcactggttgagaagaaacttccttctgaaggatgcactggaaggaatggtgaacggtggaAGAGTTCGagacaagaagatatcagatgatagacgacattaagatacatgaatcataatcggagactaaaaggaagacagaaaataggaagtaCTGGAactactggatttgcagtgaaagacctgcgcttggacagaacactatgaatgaatgaattccgaTTTCGCAAACTGTCTTTTATGTGCAGAGCAATATCGATAGAATCGCGTTTATATGAATCTCAGTACGATAGAATTTTCATCTAGATGGACGATGAAATAATTTACTTAAATTTATTCGAAAAAGGTAGTAACTTTGTTTAGGCTATTCGCGTTTAAATttaatgtttgtaaaatacctagATGTTAAGTgtatgttctttgtaacttatttCTCCTGTCATGGATCTGTTGGTATtatgtagaaattaattttttatgtaaatcgtTATTTCGTTTGTGGACACCCGTGTGACAAGACGTTTTTTCCGTTAcaacctgtaattttttattctttgtatGCCTAAGCGATCATTTGATTGCCTTTGCTCACAGTGGCGTTAGTGTTGTGTTTACGTCCGTTGTACACTGATATTGCGAGGACAAAAACCTGAGGAAAAGATCAGCAATAATGTATACTACTCATTATGTCATTTCGCTTATAGGGTTAACTTAACAGAAACTGAACTATAGAGCCTAATGAGTACATTTTGTTTATTGTTACTATATTTTATTACCACGAAATTCAATCGCGTCACAaaattaagttgattaattgCCAAGCACACTCAAATAATAGTCGATTTAggcatataggctatatatattcttggtatttaattttcttaatatcaATGTTTTTGTTTGATGCGTTTATTCCTTCTACTGAGGTTTATTAAAAATCGGATTTGCACGCAAGGTGTACCTTagatataacaatattttaatatacagaaTTTACACCTTCCTAAACAAAatgttgcatttttattgtatacaaaacGCATATTTTCACGTGAAATTGTTTCTAGtgcaaaatgttttctttctttaattacacCGTATACTGAGGCAACCTGTCTGCAGCCTTGCTCGATTTACAGAGTCACGTTACTGGAGTTGGAGAGTGGAATATGCGGATTCCTTCTTAGtcgattaatttataaatttactttgatactcggccccggaacaatttttccttgaaattattcaagtcagctttacaggtaGCTAACTATTCCTGAAAAGTCAAATTTGTGGAAcacatgtcactgttcgttaacagaaaatcacaatttaaatcacacagaaaaagtgtgcactcaatgctttCACGTCTTGTCAACcaacttgaggtatgtggataaaaaaAGAGAATAATTGAACTTGGGTCTAGAAgtgctgggtagctcagtcggtagatcgTTGACATGCTTAGCCGAAGGTCTAGGGTTCGATACCCGATCCCGGAACTCTTTTTCCTtctaaattattcaagtcagctttacaagaACCTATTCCTGAAATGTCATATTTGTACCTTTACATTGTTTGACTATTTATTACTACTAAAACAACAGTGTTATATTGCTAATCTCCAATATTATAAACAATTCAAAGGAATTCACAAAACCATCtcaaaataaaataccatttctttTTCTAAAACCGTCCGCAGAGGaacaaaatgttataatatttctttCCTCATATTTGTAGGAATCACATGTGAGAAGAAATGTAATACATTCCCTTaaactctatttatttatatcgtcgtagttcctgcaataactcctatgtgacgtatttatcgattttcagatttttgctctattaaataatttaaatagtgatacagcaaataataaatatctcgtatatgtaattttatttctttgtttcgaaaatgtaagaattcacagtctcctatgtatggctgccataggatgaataaatgtgttttttctgagGTATGTGAGTATAAGGGGAATTATTggataattggacggagttacgcaataatagaccaaccgacaatttaaaaaaaaaatgagatatttgcacagttCTGTTGATGGCAGATTAATTTAAGTCGGAAaaaaatgcgatatctgaattttgctgctatttataataaaaaattcgtttattgcataaaaattttaatttatttattttgctttgaaatattcaactgctggtctcttattaaaattgGTTAgcctttttggtattatttgtgctactttttgtaatagtatgaatgttatgatacttcttgcataaaatattttctaaaaaaaaaaaaaaaaaaaagatttatttcaacggtcaatatctcgaaataggtttttggcgcttggatcactattgctaatcaccATCCAACCGAGCCGGGGTCTGGTGCAGTTTCTGGgttgctcagtcggtagagcattggcgcgCGCCAAGCAAAGatcccggccctggaacaatttttaccttcaGATTATTCAATGACATGTTGGTTTACTTCACAGTAGTACATTTGTATTTCATTCTAGCCCAAGTCTTACCAATTCGGATACGCTGTGAAGGACTACGCAACGGGCAACGACTACCACCGCCACGAGACTAGCGACGGCAACACCATACAGGGAGAATACCGGGTGCAGCTGCCCGACGGTCGCACACAGATCGTCTCGTACACCGCCGACTGGAAGAACGGATACCGCGCACAAGTCAGATACGAGGGCGAAGCCCAATACCCCACCAACTACGGAGCACCGTCCCCGGCCCACACCGGCGCTTCATTCGGAGGATCCAGTTATTCAGGTCACGGGGGCTCAAACCCCGGCTATGGAGGTTATGACGCCGGGCACGGTTATAGCGGGTCTCCATCCGGCGTATCGTCTTCCTACGGACCTCCTGGATACGGCAAATAACTCCTTCCCCTTCACCGACACCCTCGATAGTCATTACTTATCATGTACCCACCACACGGAACATATTCTTCCTATTGTTACCGTTTTTTCTTTGTATCACAACCTCCGCTGCTATATTTCATGGTTATCATGTCTCATCAAATTCTCCACTTCCTCCCACGTCATTGTGTTACACGCAGTACATACTCAGCGCTTCATATATCACCATTATACATATTTGTACCTACGAATGTGCCTGCtgtataattttttgtaacatatcatgtatttttatattaaattgaataaaGGAATTTGTATATAACAAACGTGTGGGAATCCAACCAACCTGACCTTATTCATGAAAAATTTCGACACGGAAGTCGGAAACTTTATGAACCGAGAATCCTTTCTATAGCCTCGTCCCTGGATTTATTACGacgagaaaaatatttaaaagtaatcaATGCAATCCTCGCCTGCAATAAAATTAAGGACTGCTTCAATTTTATAAAATGCCTTATGTTGTAGTGAAGCATCGTATAGTTTTCTTTCCCAGCAATGAAAGGCTATACATCCTGCATACCTCGTTTGTATGTCAAAGTAGAAAAGTTAAGATTTTGTAGGTCTCGCAAAGAGGAAATATCGACGACAGGAATACAAaggaaacaattcgataaggaagaacgggcgacaggaaaggtcacgagataacttgaatgatattcaagagtacagtcggaagagaaacgacatcgatagaatcagtcttgcgttgtgatagttacattacggttttaatttcagttccactgcatgtgaatacgtgtcttgttccaagtgcgtttattttattatgtagtgatggagcgttcccctcggagagaatcattattttattcgtaaacataatgttgcacGTTTAATTCGATTCGAATTCCCTttctacgctcttcatttccacaggcgatgtccccatctgttcatcttcttggaagaggcagtacttccatcggcccgcaccccTCGCTCCTcgacgtgcctacatacacacgtcaaaacagacagtaacgccaccattgtttttcggtaatcgttccttgcgcgaacGTACTCTCTGTTCTCCCAAAAGGAAAAGTCTCTCTACTTCGAAATGCCTAGTGTTAGTAATGAATATTAACACATTCTCAAAAATATAAATGTCTTCTAGAACaagactgatgatgatgatgatgatgatgatgatgatgattaattataACACATGCACTGGGATTAGTTACACGTTGCTCTCTCGATACAACCATGATATATTTTAAAGGATCTTCGAAGATCGTTCATCTTCCTGTCTACAATTGAAAATTTGTTTCAGGCAGGTATATTGCgatatttttatatacatatttgcTGAGAAAAATGCTTAATGTCACTTAAAGGTCCTTAAAaatttattctttcctttcttttgttaaACGAAATTATATAACATGCGGATTTACTTATGAGTCTCATTTTGTCAGCCGCAGTTCGTTCTTTGTCCCACTTAGATTATCCAGATTTGACTCCCATATATCGAAGTTAGTTTTGGCAAAATGTTATCTACTTTTAGCCTTGTATGCTCCTGGACTAATGAGAGTTTGAAAATGGAATTTAAATATTCGAATTCGCTGaaatatttgaacatttattttaaaacatttcactttatgtattttattcctcatatttgaggccgagatgtaaataggaacataatattaaaatggatttgagggaggtgggatatgatggtagggaatggattaatcttgctcaggatagggaccgatggcggatttatgtgatggcggcaatgaacctcctggttccttaaaagccataagtaggtaagtaagtttTCCTCACACTTGAATGTGTTAACTAGttccaaaattacattttaataagttACAAATTTTTTCCAGAACAGTTACAAATGAAGAAACAGATGTGGGAAATCAACAGAGTAATTATTACTTACACGCATAAAATACTAGGCGTGAGAGCCTATAGAGGAATTACTGCTAGCCTAACGTCCACAAACctcagcaaaggtgaacgatcatccgacCAGTTCCTTCCGAACATGTGTtcatcgtgtggttagtacgatgattctCCTAACCATAACAGCTACTTCGCGGAagaggatttcgctacctatcgtagcacccaaaattcatcacgatggCGGGTGAGCACATACCCCATGCGCTGaacgaaattttatgagaaaatagaCTACCTTCTCCAAAGATGGTCTGAACCAGCCAATTCAGGCCTACTAGACTACACAAATATCCTGTAATAATTTAAATCAGAAATAAcatgccaaatatcatttcgttaCTGAAACTACAGAATTTAGATCATCTAATTGCAGTGTCGTaagatctaaaaatatataatggctgccataaagaaggaaaaagtaattcattctttctttttcatgCGGACTTAAagcgcatgcattatgtccagacacttccCCACTCTTCCTCCacagctgcgcacgagatcggacgAATccacttacgaattataggggaatgggttactatgtgccttgaactcggtagatacacgcccgaccttcccttctactcctaccccctaaacagaaacgttgttcccgtactgcacatcgcaagtgtcttgacaaaatgcatgagctgtacaatgCAATGTAGAGGGTGGcatatataatattttcatcaACACTTGAGAAAGATACATCGTGGGCCTACCTCGTCGTGTGGTCTCTAAGAAATACAGCTCATCATGAATGGTAAACACCCAGtgcagttcattcattcattcatttattatattccatagatcttacatgagcaatgaagctttaagatgtggaacaagtcaaaattttacaatattacaattacaatttttacaaatttttacaatattttacaatttttatagttttacaatttagtaattttctacgataatgagatgaggtccgaggattcgccaaaagattacccggcatttgcctttttggttggggaaaacctcggaaaaacccaaccacgtaatcaaatCAAAAGTGTGAAATGAAGTGAAGCCGAGGACACACCATAGACcgtccggcttcagtcccaaggcttgggaaaacctcgggagaaaccattcaatgagaccaaagggggatccaacccaagccagaaacgcagctcc is a window of Periplaneta americana isolate PAMFEO1 chromosome 12, P.americana_PAMFEO1_priV1, whole genome shotgun sequence DNA encoding:
- the LOC138710082 gene encoding pro-resilin-like, with amino-acid sequence MEFIKVLGAFLLLAVVRGGHLDQSAGYGGGSYAVPAVSSSYGAPGGGYTGVSSYAAPASGGYNAGYNNGGSSYAGAGYQSGGHGAYDEQPKSYQFGYAVKDYATGNDYHRHETSDGNTIQGEYRVQLPDGRTQIVSYTADWKNGYRAQVRYEGEAQYPTNYGAPSPAHTGASFGGSSYSGHGGSNPGYGGYDAGHGYSGSPSGVSSSYGPPGYGK